The following are encoded together in the Archocentrus centrarchus isolate MPI-CPG fArcCen1 chromosome 23, fArcCen1, whole genome shotgun sequence genome:
- the LOC115773180 gene encoding zinc finger protein 14-like — MESPQRVNNDPPLLLPSLRLFIPPLRLVSAAMWHVVQRGSVQDYGMVEEFISMVTEIVPDLLNADQKAQLLLGLRARVVLELCQTEQITDRETVQMHLNRIKALVSTWAAQPCFADVEFPESNFVDQVELLLKDPEEKEKFFQDVFPTDFGPEYDSAIQVLMLDFLSRLEKLLPVPDVQQTASMLSAVPSALEECAHSVPDLQHLKTVLQYHTTLGHFDLNDETQAIPSSFGNCILSSLSLPQLEKVVIDPEQIQLQPTSEQLEGCMTVQVEGETVTLLDYIQIEQPPSLVDDQEDNVINEEEMAEDATQEEAGDALKPASFQPLKQSKRLELKRRALKEDKDSATAKRQRKKYPNNKTCPVCNKTFLRAAAMRRHQEIHDANRDLKYKCASCDKRFRDHYDMNRHTMRVHERGEVYNSGKEEDSGDPSTSEMSEDKNCSLCGKYFARRVDMERHMKSHSEDRPYKCAFCEKKFKNPYVLKRHQKEICKSREQKKLKRKEMQRSNMQQNSEVSMEGKVCPICSRILPCTADIAKHLRSHSEERPFICITCEKGFKYKDTLKKHQIIHGHEGIREEQSKTVEQILAEAEMLPQNSSETGDADKQESNPDTLADTSEESPSMPVQKVAKKGLKVCPVCSRVFDSVKTLNRHIQCHTDDRPYHCVHCKKRFKHMHGLKRHQIYAICHKKTSRFLWKKEQRAGPSQSDTSSADPQQGPPLKIPVWCSNCGKHFEYLSALKDHQENVCKLEVREIMKCDDCGKEFKSMTMLKVHQRIHDPLYCKECGKILANEPAFERHKLMHRPMQCTMCDKTFTLLRRLREHYEKQHNFTGPYPCPQCDKTFIQLSYLAIHQRIHKGEFPYICNMCPEKFRSSNCLTVHQRKHTGEKPFLCWQCGKCYRSASELTVHMGTHSEERPWTCTQCDMAYRTKLQLTNHVEQVHIGVRYPCNSCGKQFMKETSLKRHELIHTGERPHQCTVCGKTFLTANELRLHNRYHTGERPYKCEVCGKAFIQSGYLKSHMRIHTGEKPFRCDICDKGFRLSYHMKKHRRTHAGKPKSYVCKECGLAFLQKKSLCEHSLTHEFKVESTFTEEVRIEFQ, encoded by the exons GTGGTCCTTGAATTGTGTCAGACTGAGCAGATAACAGACAGAGAAACTGTTCAGATGCACCTGAACAGGATCAAGGCCCTCGTGTCCACTTGGGCAGCACAG ccGTGTTTTGCAGACGTAGAGTTTCCAGAGTCAAATTTTGTGGATCAAGTTGAATTGTTGTTGAAGGACCCTGAAGAGAAGGAGAAGTTCTTCCAG GATGTTTTCCCTACTGACTTTGGGCCTGAATATGACAGTGCTATACAGGTTTTAATGCTGGATTTCCTGTCCAGACTGGAGAAGCTTCTTCCCGTTCCAGATGTTCAACAG ACTGCGTCCATGCTCAGCGCTGTCCCTTCAGCACTGGAGGAGTGTGCACACTCAGTTCCTGACCTGCAGCACCTAAAAACCGTTCTCCAGTACCACACAACACTGGGCCATTTCGACTTGAATG ATGAAACTCAGGCCATTCCATCTTCCTTTGGGAATTGCATCCTCTCCTCACTGTCCCTTCCTCAGCTGGAGAAGGTTGTGATCGATCCAGAACAAATACAGTTACAGCCCACATCGGAGCAGCTGGAAGGCTGCATGACCGTCCAGGTAGAGGGTGAAACTGTGACACTGCTGGACTATATCCAGATTGAACAGCCACCCAGCCTGGTTGATGATCAAGAAGACAATGTAATAAATGAGGAGGAAATGGCAGAAGATGCAACACAAGAGGAAGCAGGTGATGCCTTAAAGCCAGCCTCTTTTCAACCACTTAAACAAAGCAAAAGACTAGAGCTGAAGAGAAGAGCCTTAAAAGAAGATAAAGACTCAGCGACGGCTAAGAggcaaaggaaaaaatatcCCAACAATAAAACATGCCCTGTGTGCAATAAGACTTTCCTGCGAGCTGCTGCGATGAGACGGCACCAAGAAATTCATGATGCAAACCGGGACCTCAAGTACAAGTGTGCCAGCTGTGACAAGCGATTCAGGGACCATTACGACATGAACAGGCACACCATGCGTGTCCACGAAAGGGGGGAGGTGTACAACAGCGGTAAAGAGGAGGACTCAGGGGATCCGAGCACTTCAGAGATGTCAGAAGACAAAAACTGTTCTCTGTGTGGCAAGTATTTTGCTCGCAGAGTGGACATGGAGCGGCACATGAAGTCCCATTCAGAGGATCGCCCATACAAGTGTGCGTTCTGTGAGAAGAAATTCAAGAATCCTTATGTTTTAAAGAGACACCAGAAGGAGATTTGTAAGAGCAGAGAGCAGAAAAAGCTAAAGAGGAAAGAAATGCAGCGCTCAAACATGCAGCAAAATTCAGAGGTGTCAATGGAGGGTAAAGTCTGTCCCATCTGCAGCAGGATCCTCCCCTGCACTGCAGACATTGCAAAGCATTTACGATCCCACTCTGAAGAGCGTCCCTTTATTTGCATCACATGCGAGAAAGGCTTCAAGTACAAAGACACGTTAAAGAAGCATCAGATTATTCACGGTCACGAGGGTATCAGGGAGGAGCAGAGCAAGACGGTGGAGCAGATTTTGGCTGAAGCCGAAATGTTGCCTCAGAACAGCAGTGAGACTGGAGACGCCGATAAACAGGAAAGTAATCCAGACACACTTGCAGACACATCTGAGGAGTCCCCCTCAATGCCTGTTCAAAAAGTGGCCAAAAAAGGCCTTAAAGTGTGCCCGGTCTGTTCTCGAGTGTTCGACAGCGTCAAAACCCTGAACAGACACATACAGTGTCACACCGATGATCGGCCGTATCACTGCGTCCACTGTAAGAAGCGCTTCAAACACATGCACGGCCTCAAGAGACATCAGATTTACGCCATCTGTCACAAGAAAACCAGCCGGTTCTTGTGGAAAAAAGAGCAAAGGGCGGGACCGAGTCAAAGTGACACGAGCAGCGCCGACCCCCAGCAGGGGCCCCCGCTGAAGATCCCAGTGTGGTGTTCAAACTGCGGCAAGCACTTTGAATACCTGTCCGCTTTGAAGGACCACCAAGAGAACGTTTGCAAGCTGGAAGTGAGGGAAATCATGAAATGTGATGACTGCGGGAAAGAATTTAAGAGCATGACCATGCTCAAGGTGCACCAGAGGATTCACGACCCCCTGTACTGCAAAGAATGCGGGAAGATTCTGGCAAACGAGCCCGCCTTCGAGAGGCACAAGCTGATGCACAGACCGATGCAGTGCACAATGTGCGACAAGACTTTCACGTTACTGAGACGCTTGAGGGAGCACTACGAGAAGCAGCACAACTTCACCGGGCCGTATCCCTGTCCGCAATGTGACAAAACCTTCATCCAGCTGTCCTACCTCGCCATTCATCAGAGAATCCACAAAGGAGAGTTCCCTTACATTTGTAACATGTGCCCGGAGAAGTTCAGGTCCTCAAACTGTCTGACGGTGCATCAGCGGAAACACACTGGGGAGAAACCCTTCCTGTGCTGGCAGTGCGGGAAGTGCTACCGCTCAGCTTCGGAGCTCACGGTCCACATGGGAACACACTCGGAGGAGAGACCCTGGACCTGCACACAGTGCGACATGGCTTATCGCACCAAGCTGCAGCTCACGAACCACGTGGAACAAGTCCACATCGGCGTCAGGTACCCCTGCAACAGCTGTGGGAAGCAGTTCATGAAGGAGACGTCGCTGAAGAGACACGAGCTTATCCACACGGGAGAGAGGCCGCACCAGTGCACCGTGTGTGGAAAGACCTTCCTTACAGCCAACGAGCTCAGGCTCCACAACAGGTATCACACTGGAGAGCGCCCTTACAAGTGCGAAGTGTGCGGCAAAGCCTTCATCCAGTCAGGCTACTTGAAGTCGCACATGCgcatccacacaggagagaagccATTTAGATGTGACATATGTGACAAAGGTTTCAGGTTGTCTTATCACATGAAGAAACACAGGCGGACTCACGCCGGGAAGCCAAAGAGCTACGTATGCAAGGAGTGCGGGTTGGCATTCCtccaaaaaaaatccctttgcGAACACTCGCTCACTCACGAATTTAAAGTGGAGTCAACTTTCACAGAGGAAGTGAGAATTGAGTTTCAGTAG